From Plasmodium brasilianum strain Bolivian I chromosome 2, whole genome shotgun sequence, one genomic window encodes:
- a CDS encoding 1-cys peroxiredoxin produces the protein MKNNAKKKKDINSDTKIVARKINTNKYLHLTFQFIKLLFITSSYRNRPSLNIVSKRGNSIGRSSQKLYESKSIDLANDIKENDLIPNVKVMIDVKNINNITQVDEKDDFKAINTHELFKNKKILLISLPGAFTPTCSSKMIPQYEKEYDYFIKENKFDDIYCITNNDIFVLKSWFKNMNIKNIKYISDGNSSFTESMNMLVDKSNFFMGMRPWRFVAIVENNILIKMFQENDKQHNIQTDPYETSSADNVKEFLRNNQL, from the exons atgaaaaataatgcgaaaaaaaaaaaagatattaataGTGATACAAAAATTGTAGCAAGG AAAATAAACACGAACAAATACTTGCATCTGACATTTCAATTTATCAAATTGTTGTTTATAACTTCTTCATATCGGAACAGACCT TCACTAAATATTGTATCAAAAAGGGGAAACTCAATTGGTAGATCTTCGCAAAAATTATACGAGTCAAAAAGCATAGATTTAGCAAACGACATCAAGGAAAATGACTTAATCCCAAATGTAAAAGTTATG ATTGatgtaaaaaacataaataacatAACACAAGTGGATGAAAAAGATGATTTTAAAGCTATTAATACGcatgaattatttaaaaataagaaaattttattaataagtTTACCAGGAGCATTTACACCTACTTGTTCATCTAAAATGATACCACAATATGAAAAGGaatatgattattttattaaggaaaataaatttgatgacatttattgtattaccaataatgatatatttgtattaaagAGTtggtttaaaaatatgaacataaaaaatataaaatatattagtgaTGGCAATAGCTCATTCACTGAAAGTATGAACATGCTTGTAGATAagtctaatttttttatgggCATGAGACCTTGGAGATTTGTTGCTATAGTtgaaaacaatattttaataaaaatgtttcaaGAAAATGATAAACAGCATAATATACAGACGGATCCATATGAAACATCATCTGCTGACAATGTTAAGGAATTTTTAAGAAACAATCAGctctaa
- a CDS encoding hypothetical protein (conserved Plasmodium protein) gives MSEDKGGNHGAYINNPEFPYKNLNIKKIERIRKSTSLNYEIPIMKNPINEELQVRRNNTKQVNLQKFANFLNKKVSKSKNFIEQNIEKISFLSKKNDMFIKTKKTCNRSHVVGYELQKDSKKDKVDTSVSSALLKNRSASSNNNNNNNNNNNNNNNNNNNITNNVKKVNYVNNANSANIVNNSNNKNYDIMNKSALIDEKKKNVRIAAKNKITENDTVRSKKTAAGNSKEIPNLEVAKKMPNISDKRSKEHSHVNFERSRTLVKNYSLTSPYDNSNKGNRNNNINNNSKNNSCNNYSNTRSIYANTLLRKQKSLLHEETRNKNKSELNIYGFGKRTIESNKNERYLKHNTRKSTESKKKECSGIKNERNNQVASQNNENENSNIYMKQFSNFLDINDMDKEKKNPEVLTEVEEEEGKKDEEQEVDEKKKIKKQKSVESSNLISSYEEYEVKSKLLSDVNAENKFTKEDNAQDQTNIYSEKETVPERNPSVNLNLLSCDLTGYENKFKNRGEHKNSYTKSKNVCYDYYNQREGNKVEKSKKVGEEEEIAQEDEQFYNNEKQQGGRYFADNKISDSGRAKKSQNLDKRYNNKEYEPRINCLLSCSNSDTGVEKRKNLEKSISLNDNSSIDTLTNYSLKNNKEYQLLKEKEKLKDSVISSKWNSFYIRNELFNNKGDETLSSHNTDMHNFNKEVNGKRLSVDKNLKEIYENINNNIRTFNELLSEKNSDKKRKIITSDKIDLLNDAPVNNYNYLTEKKKDKSLISYDTNALNDYYIDVISHSPKYTTKIDEIKIDESEEKNSNDSKYNSLLVKNNNKIYENFEERLNFDQSYYNVIVKKENKDTFDENGVSIYKGDLYHNEIDKNVNYRGMVKMENDKNEEGKDKRDITKTSNLDNTSFNEYIKTKDAKRVEDSTLFGSLKVNDKMKEYENQLEKLNEETKIQNENTFNNELVNFSDSDIPSSRKADHGFSESSCTPFLKNMFEKGMKEEEADGSKEEIVDVQNPSAEEKKSTSDKMEEVGKEKAKEEEEEEEEDEQVEAEESIYNKNDGNINYDKYRSDEDAEEYTNWQKKKYDSKDYFSECADAHFENNTKGNLLKKGNSNYNYFLENSEIGNNFPLTNESSDTPKKMYKDLDELKNQNNNFFVYKKHDEKSDEVKLLKSQNEHTSKFLYSSNDTYNEDVVKMYNNKLSTEGENKKENKLINKNMILKEIFGSNYESSLKNNLNESSNMLGDDEEEGEKEAYEEEEVNELYEAEEKEESDANEKEEYESKEKEEYESNEKEEYEAKEKEESDVEEKEEYEAKEKEESDVEEKEEYEAKEKAVYEAEEKEEYEAKGKDEYEANEKEEYEAKEKEESDVEEKEEYEAKEKAVYEAEEKEEAVYEEEKKEAYEKKKKEAYEEEKKQVYEVGNLSEDTVTEHCEYDDKKEREEENAEGVKLNEGKYNLFTNDKSLLKEINEYCESQLEKSKSMDKDISSNELGNDEDSLLKRYEENSTPLILSKPHFNDKTSDSSYNTSVIMSQKKKKNNESLSMKCNNIFLDTMGMNDLRIIGNISEMKRKPNIQDNSSGYQEEEYISKKHSKVTVEEDKTKYEHVPINNEENSEREINMQKGEEEYYKEQYSIEEEINHNVVIGKKVCNKNEEKKEEYFTKKRNVRENVCEDMHANAYANVYEKFSNNRVNEQQKEYSVSSGEDGITKKGNKKGVEIRKNQIRENREHSKYYTYKGYIKKEQEQENKEMESQGSYTSYNRNHFGKYDDEHKNVSTSNEQSKEHHNYKKKTISKYMDNNFLIYKDKLFLSKENDTNKNKLYLNHKTLQTHYGENVSKNKERELLFDSMSDNYNYIMRLKKSRKSSCMNFYENIKSSEEFSENKETDENIKSRVSDDNYLDYVKDVKYNSKCTGILNSDAYRGPRNDEKSIENEYILKKRKRKNIFESDSIIESKDDTNFDIPHNNSEYFNDVKKKLKKFDNINNSNISYDNSEYSKGPLYHSINETTNSSQTIVSKRSKYILKHSNTSSIYDDVPLFFNFVNCCSIVLGSEIIYVTDETYGKCENILKDKPFNISADKGYYEDCSNDLYNVLNNNLRTGIHKNKGFNLAKKENIEKSSGERMSYCNSNIRNNNNGNNNNFNNIDTNNNVNNEERKNGPNFYSKCLMYPSSSSFSPNDNSCPGWLTKRRIKKYFDFCIVKLCKPTLIKGIDIDTNNFLGNYAPYVSIEGAYIEDDILVSSESFSKYVDKIKYENKKKKKNDLIFEKNFYHHQKSNENSDIVLRKDLHETNKNNEKSYITSGNNNSSSIRKKEEPENNLFNSREEIELLLDGKTYFKRNKYFYEPILIDPLDKSDQEYENYLEILRYNDKFKNLRSNPKSTSFVANGNEYRYIDNKLYTLVDVTREIVSRYPEIHKRCSNKKSSIFKNGNGTSNNSTDMNSYQNYVNYNKEYERSGYTSNTMNCANDSNCVSNIRGNGNNRNDRNNINNRNYDKDEYDGDIDDHYEGGDKGKGENNEEEDFPFNVNLYNSNTLYLDNDYSVEKKIYNDLHKQYQWVSILEDERMNPGFKDYNHNCFNINTCNKIFTHLIVCLLPDGGINKLRVYGEIKISEKERKKNYKKTINVCNILDGSNVVYTTDEFYGKSENILIDQNSNYVMGWQTRRLINRPLRYVENLSLNNISSVFFNNNYCIIKLSFITNIKYIEINTIFYEYNFPLCISIDYCYLKEVHSEEKSKQIKFFNENIQNIVWKELLPLSYIKGNHINFFTIKNSTSSNVPLTDIISSHLRLNIYPDGGINTVKAYGTVVEI, from the coding sequence atgtcTGAAGATAAAGGTGGCAATCATGGAGCATACATTAATAACCCTGAATTTCCATATAAAAATCtgaatatcaaaaaaattgaaagaattagaaaaagtacaagtttaaattatgaaatcCCTATTATGAAAAACCCAATTAATGAAGAATTACAAGTAAGGAGAAATAATACTAAACAAGTGAACCTCCAAAAatttgcaaattttttaaacaagAAAGTGAGCAAATCTAAAAATTTCATCGAACAGAACattgaaaaaatttcatttttaagtaaaaaaaatgatatgttcataaaaacaaaaaaaacatgcAACAGGAGTCATGTTGTCGGTTATGAATTACAAAAAGATAGTAAAAAAGACAAAGTGGATACCTCTGTAAGTAGCGCGTTGTTAAAGAATAGAAGCGCATCTagtaacaacaacaacaacaacaataataataataataataataataataataataataacattaccaataatgttaaaaaggttaattatgttaataatgCTAATAGCGCTAATATTGTAAATAATAGCAACAATAAAAACTATgatattatgaataaaagCGCACTAATTGacgagaaaaagaaaaatgtacgTATTGCTgcaaagaataaaataactgAAAATGATACAGTAAGAAGCAAGAAAACTGCTGCTGGAAATAGTAAAGAGATACCTAATTTGGAAGTAGCCAAAAAAATGCCTAACATAAGTGATAAAAGGAGTAAAGAACATTCGCATGTAAATTTTGAAAGATCTAGAACTTTAGTCAAAAATTATAGTTTAACAAGTCCATATGATAATAGCAATAAAGGTAACCGTAATAATAACAtcaataataacagtaaaaataatagttgtaataattatagtaataCTCGCAGTATTTATGCTAACACCCTCCTTAGAAAACAAAAATCCCTTCTACATGAAGAAACGcgaaacaaaaataaaagcgaATTAAACATCTATGGGTTTGGAAAAAGAACAATAGAAAGTAACAAAAACGAACgttatttaaaacataatacaCGGAAAAGCAcggaaagtaaaaaaaaagaatgcaGTGGTATAAAAAATGAGAGGAATAATCAAGTTGCGTCTCAAAATAATGAGAACGAAAAttccaatatatatatgaaacaGTTTAGTAATTTCCTTGATATAAATGATAtggataaggaaaaaaaaaaccctGAGGTACTAACAGAGgtagaagaagaagaaggaaaaaaggatGAAGAGCAAGAAgtagatgaaaaaaagaaaattaaaaaacaaaaatcgGTGGAGAGTTCAAATTTGATATCTTCATATGAGGAATATGaagtaaaaagtaaattattaAGTGATGTTAATGCGGAAAATAAATTCACAAAAGAAGATAATGCACAAGACCAGACTAATATTTACAGTGAAAAAGAGACAGTACCTGAAAGGAATCCTAGTGTAAATTTAAATCTGTTAAGCTGCGATTTAACCGGATACGAGAATAAGTTTAAAAATAGAGGAGAGCATAAAAACAGCTatacaaaaagtaaaaacgtttgttatgattattataatcAGAGAGAAGGAAATAAAGTAGAAAAATCAAAGAAGGTAggggaagaagaagaaatagCGCAGGAGGATGAACAGTtctataataatgaaaaacaaCAGGGAGGCAGGTATTTTGccgataataaaataagcgACTCAGGAAGAGCAAAAAAATCTCAAAATTTGGATAAACGTTACAACAATAAGGAATATGAACCAAGAATTAACTGCTTGTTATCGTGCAGCAATAGTGATACGGGtgtagaaaaaagaaaaaatttagaaaaatcgATAAGTTTAAACGATAATTCATCCATCGATACATTAACAAATTATagtttgaaaaataataaggaaTATCAACTtttaaaagagaaagaaaaattaaaagatagTGTAATAAGTAGTAAGTGGAATAGTTTTTATATCAGAAATGAACTgtttaataataaaggaGATGAAACTTTGTCTTCTCATAACACAGATATGCACAATTTTAATAAGGAGGTAAATGGAAAAAGATTATCTgttgataaaaatttaaaagaaatttatgaaaatataaataataacattagAACATTTAATGAGTTACtttcagaaaaaaattctgacaaaaaaagaaaaatcatTACATCAGATAAAATagatttattaaatgatGCTCcagtaaataattataactatttaacagaaaaaaaaaaagataaaagtcTTATCTCATATGACACAAATGCCTTAAATGATTATTACATTGACGTTATATCTCACTCCCCGAAGTATACAACAAAAATTgacgaaataaaaattgatgaatcagaggaaaaaaattcGAATGATTCTAAATATAATTCCTTGTTGGTTaagaacaataataaaatatatgaaaattttgaagaaaGGTTGAATTTTGACCAAAGTTATTATAATGTcattgtaaaaaaagaaaacaaagaTACTTTTGATGAAAATGGAGTCAGCATATACAAAGGAGATCTATATCATAACGAAATAGACAAAAATGTGAATTATAGGGGAATggtaaaaatggaaaacgATAAGAATGAAGAAGGTAAGGATAAGAGGGACATTACTAAAACATCCAATTTAGATAATACTTCCTtcaatgaatatattaaaacaaaagacGCAAAACGTGTAGAAGATAGTACTTTATTTGGTTCTTTAAAGGTTAATGACAAGATGAAGGAATACGAGAAtcaattagaaaaattaaatgaagaaacCAAGATTCAAAATGagaatacatttaataatgAATTGGTTAATTTTAGTGATTCCGATATACCAAGTTCCAGGAAAGCAGACCATGGTTTTTCTGAAAGTAGTTGTACtccctttttaaaaaatatgtttgaGAAAGGAATGAAGGAAGAAGAGGCGGATGGTAGCAAAGAAGAAATTGTAGATGTTCAGAATCCGTCTGCGGAGGAAAAGAAATCAACGTCTGATAAAATGGAAGAGGTAGGAAAGGAAAAAGCGAaggaggaagaagaagaggaagaggaagaTGAACAAGTCGAAGCAGAAGAATCAATATACAACAAAAATGATGGAAATATCAATTATGACAAATATAGAAGTGATGAGGATGCAGAGGAGTACACTAACTggcagaaaaagaaatatgatTCAAAAGACTATTTCAGTGAATGTGCTGATGcacattttgaaaataacACAAAAGGTAACCTATTGAAAAAGGGGAATTCaaattacaattattttttggaaaattcAGAAATAGGAAATAACTTTCCCTTAACAAATGAAAGCAGTGATACTCCAAAAAAGATGTATAAAGATTTGGATGAactaaaaaatcaaaataacaatttttttgtatataaaaaacatgaCGAAAAAAGTGATGAAGTCAAATTATTGAAAAGTCAGAATGAGCATAcaagtaaatttttatatagctCTAACGACACGTATAATGAAGATGTAGTAAAAATGTACAACAACAAGTTGTCCACTGAAGGTGAGAATAAGAAGGAAAACAAacttataaacaaaaatatgataCTGAAGGAGATATTCGGTTCAAATTATGAATCGagcttaaaaaataatctcAACGAGTCTAGTAACATGCTGGGTGATGATGAGGAAGAGGGGGAAAAAGAAGCATACGAAGAAGAGGAAGTGAACGAATTATACGAAGCagaggaaaaagaagaatccGATGCAaacgaaaaagaagaatacgaatcaaaggaaaaggaagaatacgaatcaaatgaaaaggaagaatatgaagcaaaggaaaaagaagaatccGATGTAGAGGAAAAGGAAGAATACGAAgcaaaggaaaaagaagaatccGATGTAGAGGAAAAGGAAGAATACGaagcaaaagaaaaagcagTTTATGAAGCAGAGGAAAAGGAAGAATATGAAGCAAAGGGAAAGGATGAATATGAAGCaaatgaaaaggaagaatatgaagcaaaggaaaaagaagaatccGATGTAGAGGAAAAGGAAGAATACGaagcaaaagaaaaagcagTTTACGAAGCAGAGGAAAAGGAAGAAGCAGTTTAcgaagaagagaaaaaagaagcatacgaaaaaaagaaaaaagaagcatatgaagaagagaaaaaacaaGTTTACGAAGTAGGCAATCTATCAGAGGACACAGTTACAGAACATTGCGAATACgatgataaaaaagagaGGGAAGAAGAAAATGCGGAAGGTGTAAAACTAAACGAGGGTAAGTATAACCTTTTCACAAATGATAAATCccttttaaaagaaattaatgaatACTGCGAATCTCAATTAGAAAAAAGCAAGAGCATGGACAAGGATATATCTTCTAACGAGTTAGGGAATGATGAAGACTCTTTACTTAAAAGATATGAAGAAAATTCTACTCCTTTGATTTTATCGAAGCCTCATTTTAATGACAAAACTAGTGATAGTAGCTATAATACAAGTGTGATAATgagtcaaaaaaaaaaaaagaataacgAATCTTTGAGTATGAAAtgcaataatatttttttagacaCAATGGGCATGAATGATTTAAGGATCATAGGAAATATCTCcgaaatgaaaaggaaaccGAATATTCAAGATAATTCGAGTGGATATCAAgaagaagaatatatatCGAAAAAACATTCTAAGGTAACAGTAGAAGaagataaaacaaaatatgaacatgttccgattaataatgaagaaaatagtgaaagagaaataaatatgcagAAGGGTGAAGAAGAATATTATAAGGAGCAATATTCCATCGAAGAAGAAATTAACCATAATGTGGTTATCGGTAAGAAGGTTTGcaacaaaaatgaagaaaagaaagaagaatattttacgaaaaaacgaaatgTCAGAGAAAATGTTTGTGAAGATATGCACGCAAATGCGTATGCAAATGTgtatgaaaaattttcaaataatcgTGTAAATGAACAACAGAAGGAATACTCTGTAAGTAGTGGAGAAGATggaataacaaaaaaaggaaataagaAAGGGGTAGAGATTAGAAAAAATCAAATTAGGGAAAACAGGGAACATTctaaatattatacatataaaggatatataaaaaaagagcaagAGCAGGAGAATAAAGAAATGGAATCTCAAGGAAGCTACACATCTTATAATAGAAATCATTTTGGAAAATATGATGatgaacataaaaatgtGAGTACATCTAATGAGCAGAGTAAAGAACAccataattacaaaaaaaagactaTTTCGAAATATAtggataataattttttaatatataaagataaattatttcttagtaaagaaaatgatacaaataaaaataagctGTATTTAAATCATAAAACGTTACAAACACACTATGGTGAAAAtgttagtaaaaataaagaaagggAACTTTTATTTGACTCCATGAGTGAtaattacaattatataatgagATTAAAAAAATCGAGAAAAAGCAGTTGTATGAacttttatgaaaatataaaaagtagtGAAGAATTCAGTGAGAACAAAGAAACAGATGAGAATATTAAAAGTAGAGTAAGTGACGACAACTATTTAGACTATGTTAAAGATGTGAAGTACAACAGTAAGTGTACCGGAATTCTGAACAGTGATGCTTATAGAGGCCCACGTAATGATGAGAAATCAAttgaaaatgaatatatactaaaaaaaaggaaaaggaaaaacatatTTGAAAGTGATAGCATTATAGAAAGTAAAGATGACACAAATTTTGACATACCTCATAACAATAGTGAATACTTCAAtgatgttaaaaaaaaattaaaaaaatttgataatattaataatagtaacataTCATATGACAACAGTGAATATTCTAAGGGACCATTATATCATAGCATTAATGAAACAACGAACAGTAGTCAAACGATCGTATCGaaaagaagtaaatatattttgaaacaTTCTAATACGTCATCTATTTATGATGATGTGccattgttttttaattttgttaactGTTGCTCAATTGTGCTAGGATCTGAAATTATTTACGTAACTGATGAGACCTACGGGAAATgtgaaaacattttaaaagataaaccTTTTAATATAAGTGCGGATAAGGGATATTATGAAGACTGCTCTAATGACCTCTATAATGTATTAAACAATAATTTACGTACTGGaatacataaaaacaaaGGCTTTAATTTAgcgaaaaaggaaaatatcgAAAAGAGTTCTGGGGAACGTATGAGTTACTGCAACAGtaatattagaaataataataatggtaacaataataattttaataatattgatactaataataatgttaataatgaGGAGAGAAAAAATGGGccaaatttttattcaaaatgtTTGATGTACCCCTCGTCCTCTTCCTTCTCCCCTAATGACAATTCATGTCCTGGGTGGTTAACTAAAaggagaataaaaaaatattttgatttttgtATAGTAAAATTATGTAAGCCCACATTAATTAAAGGTATAGATATCGATACAAACAACTTCTTAGGGAATTATGCGCCATATGTTTCTATTGAAGGGGCGTACATTGAAGATGATATTTTAGTCAGCTCTGAATCCTTTTCAAAATATGTagacaaaattaaatatgaaaacaaaaaaaaaaaaaaaaatgatttaatttttgaaaaaaatttttaccaCCACCAGAAAAGTAACGAAAATAGTGATATCGTACTGAGAAAAGATTTGCACGAAACTAATAAGAACAATGAGAAAAGTTATATTACaagtggtaataataatagtagtagtattagaaaaaaggaagagcCAGAGAATAATCTCTTTAACAGTAGGGAGGaaatagaattattattggatggaaaaacatattttaaaagaaataaatatttttatgaacctATTTTAATAGACCCCCTTGATAAATCAGACCaagaatatgaaaattatttagaaatattaagATACAATGATAAGTTCAAGAATTTAAGAAGTAATCCCAAATCGACTTCGTTCGTCGCCAATGGGAATGAATATCGTTATATAGATAATAAGTTGTATACACTGGTGGACGTTACAAGAGAAATAGTTAGTAGGTACCCAGAAATTCACAAGAGGTGTTCAAATAAAAAGTCGTCCATTTTTAAGAATGGAAATGGTACAAGTAACAATAGTACTGATATGAATAGTTAtcaaaattatgtaaattataacaaGGAATACGAAAGGAGTGGCTATACTAGTAATACAATGAATTGCGCAAATGATTCTAATTGCGTTAGTAACATCCGTGGTAATGGAAATAACAGAAATGACagaaacaatataaataatagaaattaCGATAAGGACGAATATGATGGCGATATTGATGATCATTATGAGGGCGGTGATAAGGGAAAGGGCGAAAACAATGAAGAGGAGGATTTCCCCTTTAACGTGAATTTGTATAATTCAAACACGTTATATCTGGATAACGACTATTCAGTTGAAAAGAAGATATATAACGATTTACACAAACAGTATCAATGGGTTTCAATATTGGAAGACGAAAGAATGAACCCAGGGTTTAAGGATTATAACCACAATTGTTTTaacataaatacatgtaacaaaatatttactcATTTGATAGTATGTTTACTGCCAGATGGaggaattaataaattaagggTATAtggagaaataaaaataagtgaaaaggaaaggaaaaaaaattataagaagACAATTaatgtatgtaatatattagatGGATCTAATGTGGTATATACAACTGATGAATTTTATGGAAAAtctgaaaatatattaatcgACCAAAATTCAAATTATGTTATGGGTTGGCAAACTAGAAGATTAATAAATAGACCTTTACGTTATGTAGAAAATTTAAGtctaaataatatatcatccgtattttttaataacaattaTTGTATAATAAAGTTAAGTTTTATCacgaatataaaatatatagagaTAAATAccatattttatgaatataattttcctttatGTATTTCTATAGATTACTGTTATTTGAAAGAAGTACATTCTGAGGAAAAATCTAAGcagataaaatttttcaatgaaaatatacaaaatattgtATGGAAAGAATTATTGcctttatcatatattaaaggaaatcatataaatttctttacaattaaaaatagcACGTCGAGTAATGTACCCTTAACTGATATCATATCATCTCATCTGCGCCTGAACATATATCCAGATGGGGGTATAAACACTGTTAAAGCGTACGGGACTGTTGTGGAAATTTAG